A window of the Sabethes cyaneus chromosome 1, idSabCyanKW18_F2, whole genome shotgun sequence genome harbors these coding sequences:
- the LOC128732527 gene encoding uncharacterized protein LOC128732527, whose product MSKLATAAVVLLALGLAQGSLFGPFGPFGPFGPQAAQPGFANFPAFGPPASLPAFFPPAFGAQPALGAPAFALSQFPPVATFPLRSAAGPAFRAKPSTVLERLTVATLPADLQQRLDELLTANEAGNKACDDAYPAAVGPLSGLHRRCVALQKRETEQAALALEQEATARAAAEAAAAATVESSTTGAAELVGA is encoded by the coding sequence ATGAGTAAACTCGCCACTGCCGCCGTCGTCCTGCTGGCCCTTGGACTAGCACAAGGATCCCTGTTCGGTCCCTTCGGCCCATTCGGACCATTTGGACCACAGGCAGCCCAACCAGGATTTGCAAATTTCCCGGCATTTGGACCGCCAGCATCGCTACCGGCATTCTTCCCGCCGGCGTTTGGAGCACAACCTGCACTAGGAGCTCCGGCATTCGCGCTTTCCCAGTTTCCACCAGTGGCCACCTTCCCGCTTCGATCCGCAGCCGGTCCGGCATTCCGTGCCAAGCCCTCTACCGTTCTGGAACGTTTGACGGTAGCCACCTTACCCGCTGATCTGCAGCAGCGATTAGACGAATTGTTGACCGCAAACGAAGCCGGTAATAAAGCATGTGACGACGCTTATCCTGCTGCCGTGGGACCCCTGTCCGGTTTACATCGACGCTGTGTTGCCTTGCAGAAGAGGGAAACCGAACAAGCAGCCCTAGCTTTGGAGCAGGAAGCCACCGCTCGGGCAGCTGCCGAGGCTGCAGCCGCTGCTACTGTCGAAAGCAGCACCACCGGTGCAGCCGAGCTGGTTGGAGCTTAG